Proteins from a genomic interval of Phenylobacterium sp. LH3H17:
- a CDS encoding potassium transporter Kup yields the protein MADPADAPRGAGEESHSAHKKEGFWALALGSVGVVFGDIGTSPLYAMREALAHSRGGGTDELAVLGVVSLVTWALILIVTIKYVVFLMRADNKGEGGTLALMALAQRSLGRRSRAVFILGVVGASLFYADGVITPAVSVLGSIEGLKEVPGMGDRLAPLVLPLSAAILIALFMVQSRGTASVARLFGPITAIWFVTLGALGLLHIGDDPSIIRGLLPHYGVMFLFSNGLLGFVILGSVFLAVTGAEALYADMGHFGKKPIRTAWVLLVLPALVLNYLGQGALVLDNPLARENPFFQMIPEAIYWPVWLLSVAATVIASQAVITGAFSMTQQAVQLGLLPRIDIRRTSETQAGQIFVPQVNTYLLIGVLVLLVMFQTSSGLAAAYGIAVTGAMFVDTLLFFVIIRYMWKRPLWQALAAVIGFGAIDVVFLGSNLLKIPQGAWLPLVMGGALVVIMWTWNRGAEILSEKTRRDSVPLIELSEILRARAPHRAPGTAIFLTSDPDMAPVALMHNLKHNKVLHEKNIVLTVLTAETPRVKDDDRIRIEPVNDDFKRVFITYGFMESPNLPKALGLCRKLGLKFDIMATSFFLGRRSIVPSAQSGMPLWQDKVFIFLMKNAANPTDFYKIPPGRVVELGTQVTV from the coding sequence ATGGCTGATCCGGCCGACGCCCCTCGGGGTGCTGGAGAAGAGTCGCACTCCGCTCACAAGAAGGAAGGCTTCTGGGCGCTCGCCCTCGGCTCCGTGGGCGTGGTGTTCGGCGACATCGGGACCAGCCCGCTCTACGCCATGCGCGAGGCGCTCGCCCATTCGCGCGGCGGCGGAACCGACGAACTCGCCGTGCTCGGCGTGGTGTCGCTGGTCACCTGGGCGCTGATCCTCATCGTCACGATCAAATACGTCGTCTTCCTGATGCGCGCCGACAACAAGGGCGAAGGCGGTACGCTGGCCCTCATGGCCCTGGCCCAGCGTTCGCTTGGCCGGCGGTCCCGGGCGGTGTTCATCCTGGGCGTGGTCGGCGCGTCTCTGTTCTACGCCGACGGCGTGATCACCCCCGCCGTTTCGGTCCTCGGCTCCATCGAGGGCCTCAAGGAAGTCCCCGGCATGGGCGACAGGCTTGCGCCCCTGGTGCTTCCGCTGTCGGCGGCCATCCTCATCGCCCTCTTCATGGTGCAGTCGCGCGGCACGGCCAGCGTGGCGCGGCTGTTCGGACCGATCACGGCCATATGGTTCGTCACCCTTGGGGCGCTGGGGCTGCTGCATATCGGCGACGATCCGTCGATCATCCGGGGTCTGCTGCCGCACTACGGCGTGATGTTCCTGTTCTCCAACGGCCTGCTCGGTTTCGTCATCCTGGGTAGCGTCTTCCTGGCGGTCACCGGGGCCGAGGCGCTCTATGCGGACATGGGGCACTTCGGCAAGAAGCCGATCCGCACGGCCTGGGTGCTGCTGGTGCTGCCCGCCCTGGTCCTGAACTATCTCGGCCAAGGCGCCCTGGTGCTCGACAACCCGCTGGCCCGCGAGAACCCCTTCTTCCAGATGATCCCGGAGGCGATCTATTGGCCGGTGTGGCTGCTCTCGGTCGCCGCGACGGTGATCGCCAGCCAGGCCGTCATCACCGGCGCCTTCTCCATGACCCAGCAGGCGGTCCAGCTCGGCCTCCTGCCGCGGATCGACATCCGTCGGACCAGCGAGACCCAAGCGGGTCAGATCTTCGTGCCGCAGGTGAACACCTATCTGCTGATCGGCGTGCTGGTCCTGCTGGTGATGTTCCAGACCTCGTCGGGCCTGGCGGCGGCCTACGGCATCGCCGTCACCGGCGCGATGTTCGTCGACACCCTGCTGTTCTTCGTCATCATCCGCTACATGTGGAAGCGTCCGCTGTGGCAGGCCCTGGCGGCGGTGATCGGCTTCGGCGCCATCGACGTGGTCTTCCTCGGGTCGAACCTTCTGAAGATCCCCCAGGGCGCCTGGTTGCCGCTCGTGATGGGCGGCGCCCTGGTCGTGATCATGTGGACCTGGAACCGCGGCGCCGAGATCCTCAGCGAGAAGACCCGGCGCGACTCCGTGCCGCTGATCGAGCTGTCGGAAATCCTCAGGGCCCGGGCCCCGCACCGGGCGCCTGGGACGGCGATCTTCCTGACCTCGGACCCGGACATGGCGCCCGTCGCCCTGATGCATAACCTCAAGCACAACAAGGTGCTGCACGAGAAGAACATCGTGCTCACCGTGCTCACCGCCGAGACCCCGCGGGTGAAGGACGACGACCGCATCCGCATCGAGCCGGTCAATGACGACTTCAAGCGGGTGTTCATCACCTACGGCTTCATGGAGAGTCCGAACCTGCCCAAGGCGCTGGGCCTGTGCCGCAAACTCGGCCTGAAGTTCGACATCATGGCCACCAGCTTCTTCCTCGGCCGCCGCTCCATCGTGCCCTCGGCCCAGTCGGGCATGCCGCTCTGGCAGGACAAGGTCTTCATCTTCCTGATGAAGAACGCGGCCAATCCCACCGACTTCTACAAGATCCCGCCCGGACGGGTGGTCGAGCTCGGAACCCAGGTGACCGTCTAG
- a CDS encoding SDR family oxidoreductase, whose protein sequence is MDRRLALVTGASAGIGAAFARIFASHGYDVALTARRTDRLDKLAEEIRLRYGVETLTATADLAEPGAPTAILERLTAHGRVVDALINNAGYGIPGGFLETPWEAHAAFLQVMLTAPTELAHRVLPGMVERRFGRIVNVASLAGLIPGSAGATLYAATKSYLVKASQSLHLENQATGVHVSALCPGFTYSEFHDVNHTRDQISRGAPAWMWLGADEVAAAGYEAVEANRPICVPGAPNKAIAAVAKLVPDDWALALMASQGPRFRGKV, encoded by the coding sequence ATGGATCGCAGACTGGCGCTGGTGACGGGGGCTTCGGCCGGCATCGGCGCGGCTTTCGCGCGGATCTTCGCCAGTCATGGTTACGACGTGGCGCTCACCGCCCGGCGCACCGACCGGCTTGACAAACTGGCCGAGGAAATCCGCCTGCGCTACGGCGTGGAGACCCTGACCGCCACCGCCGACCTGGCCGAGCCCGGCGCGCCGACGGCGATCCTGGAGCGCCTGACCGCCCACGGCCGCGTGGTGGACGCCCTGATCAACAATGCCGGCTACGGCATCCCCGGGGGCTTCCTGGAGACCCCGTGGGAGGCCCATGCGGCCTTCCTGCAGGTGATGCTGACGGCGCCCACCGAACTGGCCCACAGGGTGCTGCCGGGCATGGTCGAGCGCCGCTTCGGGCGGATCGTCAATGTGGCTTCCCTGGCCGGGCTGATCCCCGGGTCGGCGGGGGCGACGCTCTATGCGGCCACCAAGAGCTATCTGGTGAAGGCCTCCCAAAGCCTGCACCTGGAGAACCAGGCCACCGGCGTGCACGTCAGCGCGCTCTGTCCGGGCTTCACCTATTCGGAATTCCACGACGTCAACCACACCCGCGACCAGATCAGCCGCGGGGCGCCAGCATGGATGTGGCTGGGCGCCGACGAGGTGGCCGCCGCCGGCTACGAGGCTGTGGAGGCCAACCGCCCCATCTGCGTCCCCGGCGCGCCGAACAAGGCCATCGCCGCCGTCGCCAAGCTGGTCCCCGACGACTGGGCCCTGGCGCTCATGGCCAGCCAGGGGCCGCGGTTCCGTGGGAAGGTCTAG
- a CDS encoding MarC family protein: protein MSQWDFAVNFFVALFALIDPIGNVPLFAAATNGVKGRESRLIAVYLSLFVLVFLTFFYFSGLALLEFFGISLAAFRIAGGVILFLLGLDMVRNDFTASLTLEGDDGATAGGKAQARARFERMIVPFAMPLLIGPGAISTVVIYASEAKRFGLAGAAVGVAVIAALALATMLSFWATPVITRLLGRIGLTIVVRVLGLILCALAVQFILAGVAESTAGVILREAAAPYAK, encoded by the coding sequence ATGAGCCAGTGGGACTTCGCGGTCAACTTCTTCGTCGCCCTTTTCGCGTTGATCGACCCGATCGGGAACGTCCCGCTGTTCGCCGCGGCGACCAATGGGGTCAAGGGCCGCGAGAGCCGGCTGATCGCGGTCTACCTGTCGCTGTTCGTCCTGGTCTTCCTGACCTTCTTCTACTTCTCGGGCCTGGCCCTGCTGGAATTCTTCGGCATTTCGTTGGCGGCCTTCCGCATCGCCGGCGGGGTGATCCTGTTTCTGCTGGGCCTCGACATGGTGCGCAACGACTTCACCGCCAGCCTGACCCTCGAGGGCGACGACGGCGCCACGGCGGGCGGCAAGGCTCAGGCTCGCGCGCGGTTCGAGCGCATGATCGTCCCCTTCGCCATGCCGCTGCTGATCGGGCCCGGCGCCATCTCGACGGTGGTGATCTACGCCAGCGAGGCCAAGCGGTTCGGCCTGGCCGGGGCGGCCGTGGGGGTGGCGGTGATCGCCGCCCTGGCGCTGGCCACCATGCTCAGCTTCTGGGCGACCCCGGTGATCACCCGGCTGCTGGGCCGTATCGGCCTGACCATCGTGGTGCGGGTGCTGGGCCTGATCCTCTGCGCGCTCGCGGTGCAGTTCATCCTGGCGGGCGTCGCGGAGTCCACGGCCGGCGTCATCCTGCGCGAAGCCGCCGCGCCCTACGCGAAGTAG
- the pyrF gene encoding orotidine-5'-phosphate decarboxylase, whose translation MSLAAAAVRCDPRLIVPLDLPTVEEARALTVALGDAVSFYKVGLELFATGGGMGLARELKGQGKQVFLDWKLHDIGTTVQRAASVLADTGCDFLTVHAEPQVMEAAVRGKGRSSLKILGVTVLTSLADPDLIEMGFQETARQLVERRIHHAVKAGCDGVIASPHEAALARSIGGKDFLVVTPGVRPDWSAKNDQARAATPAEALKAGASHIVCGRPISAANDPREAALRIAAEMFGV comes from the coding sequence ATGAGCCTCGCCGCCGCCGCCGTCCGCTGCGATCCCCGCCTGATCGTGCCGCTGGACCTGCCCACGGTGGAGGAGGCCCGCGCCCTTACCGTGGCGCTGGGCGACGCGGTGAGCTTCTACAAGGTGGGCCTGGAGCTGTTCGCCACCGGCGGCGGGATGGGCCTGGCCCGCGAGCTGAAAGGCCAAGGCAAGCAGGTGTTCCTGGACTGGAAACTGCACGACATCGGCACCACGGTGCAGCGGGCCGCCAGCGTGCTGGCCGACACCGGCTGCGACTTCCTAACCGTCCATGCCGAGCCGCAGGTCATGGAGGCCGCGGTGCGCGGCAAGGGCCGGTCGTCGCTGAAGATCCTGGGCGTCACCGTCCTGACCAGCCTGGCCGACCCTGACCTGATCGAGATGGGTTTCCAGGAGACCGCCCGGCAACTGGTCGAGCGGCGCATCCACCACGCGGTGAAGGCCGGCTGTGACGGGGTGATCGCCAGCCCGCACGAGGCGGCCCTGGCGCGCTCCATCGGCGGCAAGGACTTCCTGGTGGTGACGCCGGGCGTCCGGCCCGACTGGTCGGCCAAGAACGACCAGGCCCGCGCCGCAACGCCGGCCGAGGCGCTAAAGGCCGGGGCCAGCCACATCGTCTGCGGCCGCCCGATCAGCGCCGCCAATGACCCGCGCGAGGCGGCCCTGCGGATCGCCGCGGAGATGTTCGGGGTCTGA
- a CDS encoding DUF1674 domain-containing protein translates to MTDQIPPNAAPDKPLTPAARRALEEAAARHAAAAEAAERAAELGGPKGLEPTRFGDWERKGIAVDF, encoded by the coding sequence ATGACCGATCAGATCCCGCCCAACGCGGCGCCGGACAAGCCCCTCACCCCCGCCGCCCGACGGGCGCTGGAAGAGGCCGCGGCGCGCCATGCCGCGGCGGCGGAGGCCGCCGAACGCGCCGCCGAGCTGGGCGGCCCAAAGGGTCTGGAGCCCACGCGCTTCGGCGACTGGGAGCGCAAGGGCATAGCGGTTGATTTTTAA
- a CDS encoding RsmB/NOP family class I SAM-dependent RNA methyltransferase, which yields MTTDTDLGLPARRAALDILSASLARRAGLDEALNRPAFSALPPRDRGFAMALAMATLRRLGAVDRALDARLAKAPPDAVRNILRIGVIQAFVLDTPAFAAVTTSVDLAASHSSTRAFKGLVNAVLRGLLRDPPNLDEPETLAPGWLYARWSAAYGPQAAHDMAALIADEPATDLSAKSPEGLEALAAELEAEILPGGTLRTARKGDVAAWPAYGAGSWWVQDASAAIPARLLDVKAGETALDMCAAPGGKTLQLAAAGAQVTAIDRSAARLERVRENLQRMGLSAEIAAAEAGDWADTREFDAVLLDAPCSATGTYRRHPDVLWAARPGDVAALAGVQSRLLDSAARRTKVRGRLVYCVCSLEPEEGEAQVAGFLARHPGFSLSPVAPGEGGAPEASRLADGTLRLLPHQRPGGQDGFYVARFTRGA from the coding sequence GTGACGACAGATACAGACCTCGGCCTGCCCGCCCGCCGCGCGGCCCTCGACATCCTTTCGGCCAGCCTGGCGCGCCGCGCCGGCCTGGACGAGGCCTTGAACCGACCTGCCTTCAGCGCCTTGCCGCCCCGCGACCGGGGCTTCGCCATGGCGCTGGCCATGGCGACCCTGCGCCGGTTGGGCGCCGTCGACCGGGCCCTGGACGCCAGGCTCGCAAAGGCCCCGCCGGACGCGGTGCGCAATATCCTGCGGATCGGGGTGATCCAGGCCTTCGTGCTGGACACCCCGGCCTTCGCCGCGGTCACCACCAGCGTCGACCTGGCGGCCAGCCATTCCTCGACCCGGGCCTTCAAGGGCCTGGTCAACGCCGTGCTGCGCGGCCTGCTGCGCGACCCTCCGAACCTGGACGAGCCCGAGACCCTCGCCCCCGGCTGGCTCTACGCCCGCTGGAGCGCGGCGTACGGGCCCCAGGCGGCCCACGACATGGCCGCCCTGATCGCCGATGAGCCGGCCACCGACCTGTCGGCCAAGTCGCCCGAGGGTCTCGAGGCCCTGGCCGCCGAGCTTGAGGCGGAGATCCTGCCGGGCGGAACCCTGCGCACCGCGCGCAAGGGCGACGTGGCCGCCTGGCCCGCCTACGGGGCCGGGTCCTGGTGGGTGCAGGACGCCAGCGCCGCCATCCCCGCACGCCTGCTGGACGTCAAGGCGGGCGAGACCGCGCTCGACATGTGCGCCGCCCCTGGCGGCAAGACCCTGCAGCTGGCCGCCGCGGGAGCGCAGGTCACCGCCATCGACCGTTCCGCCGCGCGCCTGGAGCGGGTGAGGGAGAACCTGCAGCGCATGGGGCTCAGCGCCGAGATCGCGGCGGCCGAGGCCGGCGACTGGGCCGATACGCGCGAATTCGACGCCGTCCTGCTGGACGCACCCTGCAGCGCCACCGGCACCTATCGTCGCCATCCCGACGTGCTGTGGGCCGCACGCCCCGGCGACGTCGCCGCCCTGGCGGGGGTGCAGTCACGCCTGCTGGACTCCGCGGCGCGGCGCACCAAGGTCCGCGGGCGGCTGGTCTATTGTGTCTGTTCGCTGGAGCCCGAGGAGGGCGAGGCCCAGGTCGCGGGCTTCCTGGCGCGCCACCCGGGCTTCTCGCTGTCGCCCGTCGCGCCCGGCGAGGGCGGCGCGCCCGAGGCCAGCCGGCTGGCCGACGGGACCCTGCGGCTGCTCCCCCACCAGCGGCCGGGCGGACAGGACGGCTTCTACGTGGCCCGCTTCACGCGCGGCGCCTGA
- the rpe gene encoding ribulose-phosphate 3-epimerase, with product MTRAPIIAPSILASDFAKLGQEVAAIEAAGADWVHVDVMDGHFVPNITLGPDIVKALRPHAKIPFDVHLMIAPVDPYLEAFAQAGADIISVHPESGPHLNRTLKRIRELGAKAGVVFNPSTDPSVIQWMMDEIDLILVMSINPGFGGQKFMHSQLRKIERLRKMIDETGRPIELEVDGGVTVETAPLCVAAGATALVAGTAVFKGGPDAYAGNIRALKGG from the coding sequence ATGACCCGCGCTCCGATCATCGCCCCGTCCATCCTGGCCTCGGACTTCGCCAAGCTGGGCCAGGAGGTCGCCGCCATCGAGGCGGCCGGCGCCGACTGGGTGCATGTGGACGTCATGGACGGTCACTTCGTGCCGAACATCACCCTCGGCCCCGACATCGTCAAAGCCCTGCGGCCGCACGCCAAGATCCCCTTCGACGTTCACCTGATGATCGCCCCGGTCGATCCGTATCTGGAGGCCTTCGCCCAGGCCGGCGCCGACATCATCAGTGTCCATCCCGAGAGCGGGCCGCACCTCAACCGCACGCTCAAGCGCATCCGCGAGCTCGGGGCCAAGGCGGGGGTGGTGTTCAACCCCTCCACCGATCCCAGCGTCATCCAGTGGATGATGGACGAGATCGACCTGATCCTGGTCATGTCGATCAATCCGGGCTTCGGCGGCCAGAAGTTCATGCATTCGCAGCTCAGGAAGATCGAGCGCCTGCGCAAGATGATCGACGAGACCGGCCGGCCGATCGAGCTGGAGGTCGACGGCGGGGTGACCGTTGAGACCGCCCCTCTCTGCGTCGCCGCCGGCGCCACGGCGCTGGTGGCCGGCACGGCCGTGTTCAAGGGCGGCCCCGACGCCTATGCCGGCAACATCCGCGCGTTGAAGGGCGGCTAG
- a CDS encoding heparinase II/III family protein gives MAGGPPAIFDTPGGAWALALAEGGRRALRREWAGTGLHRWLLSRPKAQGLAGEPKDPRPTDLAAGRRILAGRFEFGGASLEAGVGGDPWDRPSPSRRFAAALHRFDWSPDLIALGDDGAAEALRLTLDWRRLFGRWNGFAWSPEVLERRVFRLACAAKAISAKASDAEAALIAQDLARQARHLVTLIDGPVRAAERACAAALAGAALAGDAGEDLIAKGLSRLQRVLPVTVQPDGGHASRCPRAALELLFDLQALDEALVHRGIAPPDEMLRAIDRLAGAVRFFTLADGGLPDLQGGEGGAAAYVAAARASEGASTKLPTARNGYQRLEGRSLQVIADAAPPARGPWSVTACAQPLAMELLIGARRVIVASAWSPDAVGPQALRVADAGSTATLGDAPCGEPLGGFRAGVLGPRLVGGYDAVDARRQEADGAVWLELAHDGWAKRFGLRHERRLYLDLAADELRGEDRFVTARPGVDLGEAGRRFVPFTVRFHLHPDVKASLARDGKSVLLQAGDQEHGWWLRNDATDASVEPSVFFQDGQPRRARQIVLRGQARVDTGARIRWKLAAADMWPPPQ, from the coding sequence TTGGCCGGCGGCCCTCCGGCGATTTTCGACACTCCCGGCGGCGCCTGGGCCCTGGCCCTGGCGGAAGGCGGCCGCCGCGCGCTTCGCCGCGAATGGGCCGGGACCGGCCTGCACCGCTGGCTGCTTTCGCGCCCGAAGGCCCAGGGCCTGGCCGGAGAACCCAAGGACCCGCGCCCGACCGACCTGGCCGCTGGACGCCGCATCCTGGCCGGGCGTTTCGAGTTCGGCGGCGCCAGCCTCGAGGCTGGGGTCGGCGGCGATCCCTGGGACCGGCCCAGTCCCTCGCGCCGCTTCGCCGCGGCCCTGCACCGGTTCGACTGGAGCCCCGACCTGATCGCCCTGGGGGACGACGGCGCGGCCGAGGCCCTGCGGCTGACCCTGGACTGGCGGCGGCTATTCGGTCGCTGGAACGGCTTCGCCTGGTCGCCCGAGGTGCTGGAGCGCCGGGTGTTCCGCCTGGCCTGCGCGGCGAAGGCCATCAGCGCCAAGGCCTCGGACGCGGAGGCGGCCCTGATCGCCCAGGACCTGGCGCGCCAGGCGCGGCACCTGGTTACCCTGATCGACGGACCGGTCCGGGCCGCCGAGCGCGCCTGCGCCGCGGCCCTGGCCGGCGCCGCGCTGGCGGGTGACGCTGGGGAGGACCTGATCGCCAAGGGATTGTCGCGGCTGCAGCGCGTCCTGCCGGTGACGGTGCAGCCGGACGGCGGGCACGCCTCGCGCTGCCCCCGGGCGGCCCTGGAGCTGCTGTTCGACCTGCAGGCCTTGGATGAGGCCCTTGTGCATCGGGGGATCGCCCCGCCCGACGAGATGCTGCGGGCCATCGATCGGCTGGCGGGGGCGGTGCGATTCTTCACCCTGGCCGACGGCGGCCTGCCCGACCTGCAGGGCGGCGAGGGCGGCGCCGCCGCCTATGTGGCCGCCGCGCGGGCCAGCGAGGGCGCCTCGACCAAGCTGCCCACCGCGCGGAACGGCTACCAGCGGCTGGAGGGTCGTAGCCTGCAGGTGATCGCCGACGCCGCCCCGCCGGCCCGGGGCCCGTGGAGCGTCACCGCCTGCGCCCAGCCCCTGGCCATGGAGCTGCTGATCGGCGCGCGGCGGGTGATCGTGGCAAGCGCCTGGTCGCCCGACGCCGTGGGGCCCCAGGCCTTGCGGGTGGCCGACGCCGGATCGACCGCGACCCTGGGCGACGCGCCCTGCGGCGAGCCCCTGGGCGGGTTCCGGGCCGGTGTGCTGGGGCCGCGTCTGGTGGGCGGCTACGACGCAGTGGACGCCCGGCGGCAGGAGGCCGACGGCGCGGTCTGGCTGGAGCTGGCCCATGACGGCTGGGCCAAGCGTTTCGGCCTGCGCCATGAGCGGCGGCTCTATCTCGACCTCGCCGCCGACGAACTTCGGGGCGAGGACCGCTTCGTCACCGCCCGTCCCGGCGTCGACCTGGGCGAGGCGGGGCGTCGCTTCGTCCCGTTCACGGTGCGCTTCCACCTGCACCCCGACGTCAAGGCCAGCCTGGCCCGCGACGGCAAGAGCGTCCTTCTGCAGGCGGGCGACCAGGAGCACGGATGGTGGCTGCGCAACGACGCCACCGACGCCTCGGTGGAGCCTTCGGTCTTCTTCCAGGACGGACAGCCCAGGCGGGCCCGGCAGATCGTCCTGCGCGGCCAGGCCCGGGTCGACACCGGCGCTCGCATCCGCTGGAAACTCGCCGCCGCCGACATGTGGCCGCCGCCGCAGTGA